DNA from Mucilaginibacter mallensis:
TGATATTGTGCTGCTTACCATCATTTGATTTAACCTTATACGAGATATAAGATACCGGTCTTGATAAAAGCGCTAGGTCATTCAGTAATAAAGGCGAAGTGAAGGTTAGCTGCAGATCAGCACTACCGCATTCAAATTTATAAATGGTTTGTGTGGCATTTAAATCAACACTGGTCTGTTTTGCTACTTCTATTCTGCGTAGTTTTTGGTTGATCTGATCAACCAAACCAACATCAACTCTTGAACCACCTCCGGTATTAACCACGTGTACAGCTAATATATTCTCACCATTTTTTAAAGTATTGGCGATTGGAACCATGCCATAATCATTGGTAACACCTACTTTTTGATATACTTTTTCACCATTCAGGTAAACATCAATATCATCATCGTGTGATAACTTTAATATCAGCTTGTTGATCATGCTGGCATCTGCTACTGTAAATGTGCGCCTAACCCAAATATCATGGGTAGTCCATTTGGTTTTATCAAAATCATCGGTACCTATTGGTGCCAGGCCATCTTTCCAGTCGGCTGCATTGTATTGGGCCGATTTCCAATCGCCTTTAGGTTCGGTTTCGGTATATTTTACCGGGTAGTTAGCTTCATCTGCTGCAGGAAGTATGGTTTTATAAGCCTCAGCTTCTTTACCCATAAAACGGTACACTTTATCATCTACCTTAATAAAGCCAAGCAGGGATTGGTTTTTACCCGTCCAGTGATGAGTTGTCGATTCATTAAGGCTATCTGTATTCGACCAGATACTGAAATATGTATTATGTGTAATAAGCGGATAAGCCGGGGCCTTGCGCTCCTGGGCAAAAACAGTGCTGCCTGAAAATAGCAGCAGCATTAAAAAACTTAATTTGTTCATAGTAAATGGTTGTATATAAGTTGGTTTTGTTTATAGGCCTTGTATGCTCAAAAACACCACAACTGTATAAAAGTTGTGGTGTTTTGCAGATCGGGACATTCAATTATAGGGTATTTTAAACCAGAAAACATCCTTTATTTTAAAAAATATGCGTTAAAAATTTATTTTTCATCTGATAAGGAAAATGGAACATCGGCTGGTTTAATTCCCCTTGCTTTATTCGGTTTAGCTGCCATGTCCATATCGATAACCGCGCCCTGTAATAATGACGAATGGCCCACCCAGTTCAAATCATATAATTTGCCATTATAGGTCATTGTATTCACGTATTTATTATCGGCACTATTTTTTGGTGCGTTAACTATTATCTTTTTGCCGTTCTCCAGGTTTACTGTTATTTTTTTGAATAGTGGCGCACCCAGTACATACTGCGTACTAACCGGGCATACCGGGTAAAAACCTATTGCTGAAAACACGTACCATGCCGATGTTTGTCCGTTATCCTCATCACCGCAATAGCCATCAGGTGTTGCTCTATACATAAGGTTCATAGTTTCGCGTGCCCAGTATTGGGTTTTCCATGGTTCGCTGCCATAACCGTATAAATATATCATGTGCTGTATAGGCTGGTTACCATGCGCGTACTGGCCCATATCGGCTACCTGCATTTCACGGATCTCATGTATAGTTGTTCCGTAATAGCTGTCATCAAAAATTGGAGGTAGAGAAAATACAGAATCAAGCTTAGCTACAAACTTTTCCCGGCCACCCATCAGGTTCATTAGTCCCCGTATATCCTGGAAAACTCCCCAGGTATAGTGCCAGCTGTTACCCTCAGTAAAAGCATCGCCCCATTTAAACGGATTAAAAGGTTTTTCAAATGAACCATCCTCATTTTTGCCCCGCATTAAACCGGTTTCCGGGTCGAACAGGTTTTTATAGTTCATGCTGCGCTGTTTGTAAATACCAATCTCTGATTCAGGCTTGCCAAGCGCCTTGCCTAAACTGTAAATGGCAAAATCATCATACGCATATTCCAGTGTACGGGCAGCATTTTCATTTATATTAACATTGTAAGGCACATAACCCAGTTTGTTATAGTACTCTACTCCCCTGCGGCCTGTGGCGTTTGGACCAGTATTGTTAGCACCATGCTTTAATGCCTCGAACAAAGTTTCAATATCATAACCACGCGCGCCTTTTAAGTAAGCTTCGGCAACTACCGAGGCGGAATTGTTACCCACCATACAATCAGCATAACCCGGGCTCGACCACTCCGGCAACCAGCCGCCTTCTTTGTAATCGTTAACAAGCCCCTGCTGCATTTCTTTATTTATGGATGGATAAACCAGGTTAAGGAATGGATAAAGCGCTCTGAAAGTATCCCAGAAACCGGTACCGGCAAACAGGTAACCCGGCATCACTTTGCCGTTAAACGGACTGTAATGTACTATCTGCTGCTTTGCATCAACCTCATACATCCTGTTCGGGAAGAAAAGCATGCGGTACAGGCACGAGTAAAATGTGCGCGTTTGATCGATGGTGCCACCCTCAACATTTACATGGTTTAAGGTTTTATTCCATACCGCTTTGGCTTTTTGTTCGGTAGCATCAAAGTTATCGTTACCCAGCTCGCGTTTTAAATTCAGTTCGGCCTGCTCAATGCTGATG
Protein-coding regions in this window:
- a CDS encoding GH92 family glycosyl hydrolase yields the protein MKKTLLTALAFLPLITLAQVKDANLVDYINPLMGTASKPIMSNGNTYPAVAVPWGMNFWTPQTGKMGDGWQYTYDADKIRGFKQTHQPSPWMNDYGMFSIFPESGTLKLDENDRGSWFSHKAETAKPYYYSVYLADYDITTEITPTERAANFRLTFPKSDSSHIIIDAFDKGSYVKIIPGKQEIIGYSTKNSGAVPENFKDYFVIYIDKPFEQTSVWESLKENKGTLEYKGDHASAVVSFKTKKGEQVHLRVASSFISIEQAELNLKRELGNDNFDATEQKAKAVWNKTLNHVNVEGGTIDQTRTFYSCLYRMLFFPNRMYEVDAKQQIVHYSPFNGKVMPGYLFAGTGFWDTFRALYPFLNLVYPSINKEMQQGLVNDYKEGGWLPEWSSPGYADCMVGNNSASVVAEAYLKGARGYDIETLFEALKHGANNTGPNATGRRGVEYYNKLGYVPYNVNINENAARTLEYAYDDFAIYSLGKALGKPESEIGIYKQRSMNYKNLFDPETGLMRGKNEDGSFEKPFNPFKWGDAFTEGNSWHYTWGVFQDIRGLMNLMGGREKFVAKLDSVFSLPPIFDDSYYGTTIHEIREMQVADMGQYAHGNQPIQHMIYLYGYGSEPWKTQYWARETMNLMYRATPDGYCGDEDNGQTSAWYVFSAIGFYPVCPVSTQYVLGAPLFKKITVNLENGKKIIVNAPKNSADNKYVNTMTYNGKLYDLNWVGHSSLLQGAVIDMDMAAKPNKARGIKPADVPFSLSDEK